TGCGATCTCGAACGCGCTGCTCGGCTTCGAGCACGACCTCGTGTTCGACGGCGGTTGGGTGTTCGGCAGCCGAGGCGCCGCTGTCGACGTCGTCGCGAGCGCGCGCGCTGGCATCTACCCCGACGTTTCGCTCGCGCGTGGCATCGCCGTGGACGCCTCGACCGGCGAGGTCGCGTTCGTCGCGGACCGCGCGGTGATCCTCTTCGATCGCGCGAGCTTCGCGCCGCGTGGGACGGTGCAAGTCGCGCACATGACCGGCGACGCGCGCGGCTTCGTGCGAACCGGCGCGCGGCGCTGGGCGTTCGCCACGAACGCGGGCCGCGTCTATCTCGTGAGTGCGGATGCGGGCAGCGCCGACGGCGACGCCGACGGCATCCCCGACGCGCTCGACAACTGTCCGAGCTTCGCAAATCCGTCGCAGGTGAACTGGGACGCGGACGGTCTCGGCGACGCGTGCGACCTGCCGGGACCGAACGATCCGGTCGTGCTCGAACCGATCTGCCAGTCGAGTCTCCGGTCCGCGACCGGCTCGATCCCCGGGATTCAGACCTCGATCGATCAGGAGCAGGCGCTGGTCGACAGCGCGAACGTCGAGCTCGCGTATTGCCAAGCGCCGACGGACGCGGATGCCGACGGCCACTTCGATCGCGACGACGCGTGCAGCGCAACCGCAGCGGGCGTGTTCACCGACGACCTCGGCTGTTCGCAGGCGCAGTTCTGCGCGGCTCAGTCCACCGCCGTGTGCAAGCGAGCGGACTTCCGCAACGACGAGCCGCGCAGCAAGAAGCCGAGGGATTGCCGCGTCGTCGCCAACGCGTGTAGCTCGCGGTAACGGCGGAGCTACCCGCGAGGGCGCGAGAGCTCAGCCCGCGCCGACCGTCGCGAGCGTGTAGGCCGAGAGGTCGATCACGCGCCGCGCGACCCGTAACAAGTCGTCGGCGCTGACGGCGCGCACGCGCTCGGGGAACTCGCGGTCGGCGAGGGCGCCGAGGCCGTAGCGCGCGTCGAGCGCCATCGAGAGCGCGCGCTGGCTGCTGCGCTGCTGCGCGATCGCGTGCGTCCCGAGCAGGTAGCGGCGCGCACGTTCCAGCTCGGCCTCGCTCGGCGGGCTCTGCAGCACGCGCTCCAGCTCCTCGAACATGCCGCGCTGCGCGGTCTCGACCTTCTCCGGCGCGGTCGCGATGTACACGCTGAAGTAGCCGGGCGCGTAGCCCACGAGGTTCTGCGCGCTGACCGAGTACGCGAGGCTCTGGCGGTCGCGCAGCTCGACGAACAGGCGCCCGCCTTGTCCGGCGAGCAGCTGCGACAGCACGTCGAGCGCCTCGCGATCCGGGTCCGCCACGGTCACGCCGCGGAAGCCCAGCACGAGGTGCGCCTGCGCGCGCGCCTTGCGCTCGGCGGCGCGGCGGATCTCGCGCGGCGTGGGCTCGGCCTCGGGCAGCGCGAACAGCTTCTCGTCGCTCGGCTCGAGGTCGGCGAGCTCGCGCGC
The window above is part of the Deltaproteobacteria bacterium genome. Proteins encoded here:
- a CDS encoding thrombospondin type 3 repeat-containing protein; this translates as MTGDARGFVRTGARRWAFATNAGRVYLVSADAGSADGDADGIPDALDNCPSFANPSQVNWDADGLGDACDLPGPNDPVVLEPICQSSLRSATGSIPGIQTSIDQEQALVDSANVELAYCQAPTDADADGHFDRDDACSATAAGVFTDDLGCSQAQFCAAQSTAVCKRADFRNDEPRSKKPRDCRVVANACSSR